In the Brassica napus cultivar Da-Ae chromosome A7, Da-Ae, whole genome shotgun sequence genome, one interval contains:
- the LOC125576205 gene encoding uncharacterized protein LOC125576205, with product MDTGSDSAVWSVDGSKCKKFSSQQIFNAIRRTSPQKSWAPLVWHKASIPRHSNTTWLFILNRNPTFDRLISWNIDIDPACLLCGDGEESRNHLFFECSFSLVVWRSLLHRFHLSSVPSRWADILLWLPNAHPDSMVRLAILQVWQAAIYELWKERNRRVHDGLTLPPIRIMRYISSSLRDKCSALLSLSHPLGPRLAQFWFDPP from the coding sequence ATGGATACTGGCTCCGACTCAGCAGTATGGTCTGTGGATGGTTCTAAATGCAAAAAGTTCTCTTCTCAGCAAATTTTCAATGCCATTAGAAGAACCTCGCCTCAAAAAAGCTGGGCTCCCTTAGTATGGCATAAGGCTTCTATTCCTAGGCATTCCAATACAACTTGGTTATTCATCTTGAATCGTAATCCAACCTTCGACCGTCTGATCTCCTGGAATATTGACATTGACCCTGCTTGTTTGCTATGTGGTGATGGTGAAGAATCCCGtaatcatctcttctttgaatGCTCCTTCTCATTGGTGGTGTGGAGATCTTTGTTGCATAGGTTTCACTTATCTTCAGTACCTTCTCGATGGGCAGATATCCTACTCTGGCTTCCCAATGCTCATCCGGATTCCATGGTCAGATTAGCTATTCTCCAAGTGTGGCAGGCTGCAATTTATGAGCTCTGGAAAGAGAGGAACAGGAGGGTACATGATGGGCTGACTTTGCCGCCAATCAGGATCATGAGATACATATCCTCTTCTCTCAGGGACAAATGCTCTGCTCTGCTTTCCCTAAGTCATCCCTTAGGTCCTCGCCTAGCTCAGTTCTGGTTTGATCCTCCATAA
- the LOC125576401 gene encoding uncharacterized protein LOC125576401 encodes MAADVSSLVRLLNGYNDAKESSGAKSTTAPMTRDLLGSRGGGGGGDRSLELDLDLQVPTGWEKRLDLKSGKVYLQRCNSTSSSSITNADQSNQTLPTTSSSFQDLNLFPPNPTNSHAKPLLNLFDDTSPELKLLPPNRNFQSVCTLDKVKSALERAERDPVVLKKRQSPDDRHHHRGAEVASSSPVAAGCPGCLSYVLVMKNNPRCPRCDTVVSLPTSSSTKKKVKIDLNISI; translated from the exons ATGGCCGCTGACGTCAGCTCCCTCGTACGGTTACTAAACGGTTACAACGATGCGAAAGAATCCTCCGGCGCGAAATCGACGACGGCGCCGATGACTCGCGATCTCCTCGGAagcagaggaggaggagggggaGGTGATCGGTCACTAGAGCTCGACCTCGATCTCCAAGTCCCCACCGGATGGGAGAAGCGTCTCGATCTCAAG TCAGGGAAGGTTTATTTGCAGCGATGCAACTCGACGAGCTCCTCGTCGATAACAAACGCAGATCAATCCAATCAAACATTGCCAACGACGTCGTCGTCGTTTCAGGATTTGAATTTGTTCCCTCCGAATCCAACAAACTCTCACGCGAAGCCGTTGCTTAACCTCTTCGACGACACCTCGCCGGAGCTGAAGCTTCTCCCGCCGAACCGTAATTTTCAGAGCGTTTGCACGCTTGACAAGGTGAAATCAGCTCTCGAGAGAGCCGAGAGAGATCCGGTTGTGTTGAAGAAACGGCAATCGCCGGACGATCGTCATCATCATCGGGGGGCGGAGGTTGCGTCGTCGTCGCCGGTGGCGGCTGGGTGTCCAGGATGTTTGAGCTACGTTTTGGTGATGAAGAACAACCCGAGATGTCCGAGATGCGATACCGTTGTTTCTCTGCCTACGAGTTCTTCAACGAAGAAGAAGGTTAAGATTGATCTTAATATTTCAATTTGA